From one Xiphophorus hellerii strain 12219 chromosome 18, Xiphophorus_hellerii-4.1, whole genome shotgun sequence genomic stretch:
- the LOC116708241 gene encoding uncharacterized protein LOC116708241 gives MYPLFMLQFSLCLTRKVKTAPVRNSLHLAVHSERPLQSPLTFLSHLGKLAGPNRPSALPAWPRSPSRCFAISPASVRALSPISLVRLQAPTHAYQSRQAAGPTDAYQFRQTAGPTDAYQSCQTAGPTDAYQSRQTAGPTDAYQSCQIAGPTDAYQSRQAAGPTVAYQSHRLQAPTDAYQSRRAAGPNRRLSVSSDCRPNRRLSVSSDCRPNRRLSVSSDCRPQPTWCAYQSSDCRPARPRPGSLFWGEDYPELAEQTACSPRSSAHSLLPGPSAKEIVPLNLFNCYFLLCVSLSRLKWSLGENSNWETRPASPHHLITTPDRSQSGPELHAAPANRRPKTPSKVQATLGSSCSSAVLRPTSSPSPPSP, from the exons atgTATCCTTTATTTATGCTACAGTTTTCACTGTGTCTGACAAGAAAGGTCAAGACTGCACCCGTTCGGAACTCCCTGCATCTGGCTGTCCATTCCGAGAGGCCGCTACAGTCACCTCTAACATTTCTTTCACACCTAGGGAAGCTAGCAGGGCCCAACAGGCCCTCAGCCCTGCCGGCTTGGCCTCGCAGTCCATCACGCTGCTTCGCCATCAGTCCCGCCAGCGTGCGGGCCCTatcgcctatcagtctcgtcagactgcag GCCCCGACccacgcctatcagtctcgtcaggcTGCAGGCCCGACTGACGCCTATCAGTTTCGGCAGACTGCAGGCCCTACCGACGCCTATCAAtcttgtcagactgcaggccctaccgacgcctatcagtcccgtcagactgcaggccctaccgacgcctatcagtcctGTCAGATTGCAGGCCcgaccgacgcctatcagtctcgccAAGCTGCAGGCCCTACCGTCGCCTATCAGTCTCATCGACTGCAGGCCCCGactgacgcctatcagtctcgccGAGCTGCAGGccccaaccgacgcctatcagtctcgtcagactgcaggcccaaccgacgcctatcagtctcgtcagactgcaggcccaaccgacgcctatcagtctcgtcagactgcaggccccaaCCAACGTGGTGCGCCTATCAGTCATCTGACTGCAGGCCAGCCAGGCCTCGGCCCGGCTCCCTCTTTTGGGGGGAAGACTATCCCGAGCTCGCCGAGCAGACCGCCTGCTCACCGCGATCCTCGGCTCACAGTCTTCTGccgggtccgagcgccaaagaaattgtaccattaaatctttttaactgctattttcttctctgtgtgagtctctccagattgaaatggagccttggcgaaaattcaaactgggagaCTCGACCAGCTTCACCACATCATCTAATCACTACGCCCGACCGCAGCCAATCCGGACCAGAGCTTCACGCCGCTCCAGCCAATCGTCGTCCAAAGACACCTTCAAAAGTCCAAGCTACCCTGGGGTCTTCCTGCTCGTCAGCCGTGCTTCGACCCACCTCCTCCCCTTCTCCACCTTCACCATGA
- the rbp2a gene encoding retinol-binding protein 2a: protein MPADYNGRWEMVTNENFEDVMKALDIDFATRKIAAHLHQTKVIVQNGDKFETKTLSTFRNYEVNFIVGEEFEEHTKGLDNRNVKSLVVWDGDKLVCVQKGEKENRGWKQWIEGDLLHLEITALDKVCHQVFKKKE from the exons ATGCCTGCAGACTACAATGGACGCTGGGAGATGGTGACCAATGAGAACTTCGAGGATGTCATGAAGGCTCTCG ACATTGACTTTGCCACCAGGAAGATTGCCGCCCATCTGCACCAGACAAAAGTGATTGTGCAGAACGGAGACAAGTTTGAAACCAAGACCCTGAGTACCTTCAGAAACTATGAGGTCAACTTTATCGTGGGAGAGGAGTTTGAGGAGCACACAAAGGGACTGGACAACCGGAACGTAAAG AGCCTGGTTGTCTGGGATGGGGACAAGCTGGTCTGTGTACAGAAGGGGGAGAAAGAAAACCGTGGCTGGAAGCAGTGGATCGAGGGAGACCTGCTGCACCTG GAAATCACAGCCCTCGACAAAGTCTGCCACCAAGTGTTCAAGAAGAAGGAataa